The region TGGCTCTATAAAGCTCATTTATGGTTTAGCTTTATTACCCAGGATTTTTTGGCGTGCTACCGTTATTCTATGAAATGGATAGATCTTTTTAACGAGCATAAACATTTGGTATCTATTCACCCCGTTTCCTATTTAAAAGGAAATCATTATTTACTGGAATCTTTATTTTACCTTAATCATACCAATTTATTCGAGAAAACCCTTAAGAATCTTGAAGGGATGCTGAAGGACGCCAAAATCCCCGACGATGATAATATCAAGGCCCTGGCTTTTCTTTATTTATACTCCAATAAACTGAATTTACGCTTTATGCAGGGCAATTTTTCCAATGGGGATGTGTTAGTCGAAAAAATTCAGAAACGGGTGAAAAAATATAAAGACCGAATTGATGAGCATCACATTATGGTGTTTTATTATAAAATTGCCTGTTTATATTTTGGTGACGGAAACAATAAAAAGTGTATCGAATTCCTAAATAAAATCATCAATAACAAATCGCTGGAAATGCGGGAAGACCTTATGTGTTTCGCCCGAATTTTAAGTCTGGTAGCCCATTATGAAGCCGGCCTGGATTATCATTTAGACCGTTTAGTAAAATCTACCTATAAGTTTTTAATTAAAATGAACGATTTGCACGAGGTACAGAAAGAAATGATTCGTTTTCTTAGAAATTTACCCGAAGTTTCGCCTCTTGAAATTAAAGATGAATTTAAAAAGCTGCACAGTAAACTAAAGGAATATGAAGATCATCCTTACGAACGCAGGGCATTCCTCTATCTTGATATCCTTTCCTGGTTGGAAAGTAAAATAGAAAACCGCCCTGTAGCCGATGTTATTGCTGAGAAAGTGGCTTTAGTGAGCCGTTAGTTATTTTCTAAAGATTATAGGTAGAGCGTATCGCGTAGCAATGGGTTCTCCAAAACGTTTGGTAGGATTCCATTTTGGCATTTTGGTCAAAACCCTTACAGCTTCTGCATTGTAACGATGTGGAGCGCCATCTACTATCTTAATTTCAGATAGATCTCCGTCAGGATTTATGGTAAACATCAAAACTACCTTAACTTCCATGTCTTTATCATGTTCCTGTGGAATATTTATATTTTCCTGCAAAAAACTATATAATCTTTTCTCACCGCCCGGATAGGAAGCAGGAATATGATATTCAAAATACTCTATTTCCTCACCTTTTTCATTCCATACCTGCCCTTTTTTTAGCTTATCTCTTTTAAAAACATCCTTTCTTCTTAGATCTCCATTTTCCCAATAGGCGATAAGCGTTCCGTGCTTTTTTCCATTTTTAAAAGGAAGCTGATAAAATAACTCGCCAGATTTATAAAACTGTTTATGCAAACCATCATAAACCTTTGTTTTACCTCTAAGATCGTAAGTGTGCTCCGCTTTTTTCGTTCCATCTATAAAATAGGTAGTTCGTAGAAAATCATATTTCTGGTCTGGAGTGGGAGTGATAATTTTAAAATATTCAGCGCCTTCTTTGGTATCCAAGTCCTGGTACTTATTATCCATATAAATGGTATCCTGGGCAAATGCGGAAAATGAAATAACAGTAAAAATTAAGCTGAGGTAAAGATTCTTCATAGGTGATTTAGGTAGTTTTTAGTTTATACAATTATTCCAAAGCACTTCATCTGGAGGAGGTGCAATAATTTGGATTTCTTCTTTTTTTACAGGATGAATAAATTTAAGTTCCCTGGCGTGCAGGTGAATACTGGCATCTTTATTACTTCGGTCAAATCCGTATTTTAGATCTCCCTTAATCGGGCTGCCTATCGCCGAAAGCTGACTTCTAATTTGATGATGTCGCCCGGTATGCAAATCTACTTCCAACAGAAAGTAGTTATCGAGTTTTTTCAGAAGTCGGTATTCCAGAATAGCTTTTTTGCTTTCAGGAACTTCTTTAATATGTGCGTAAGATTTGTTTTGTTTCGGATTTCTTTTCAAAAAATGAACTAAAGTATCCGATTTTTTCGGCGGAGGATTTTTTACTATTGCCCAATAAGTTTTTTGCGCTTCTTTTTCTTGAAAAAGTTTATTGAGCCGGGGAAGAGCTTTAGAGGTTTTCGCAAAGAGAACAATGCCACTGGTTGGCCTGTCGAGACGATGAACTACGCCCAAATAGACATTTCCGGGTTTATTATATTTTTCTTTTATATAAGATTTTACGACTTCGCTTAGCGGCTTATCGCCTGTTTTATCGCCCTGAACAATATCACCGGGCCGTTTATTTACCACAATAATGTGGTTGTCTTCAAAAAGTACCTGTAGGTTGTTTTTATCTGAAATTACTTTTTCCAAAGAGAAGTTTTTATTTGTACTGCCAACTGTAACTGTTCACTAAACTAATACTGCTCATCATCAGATGGGAACTTTTTGCTTTTTACATCGTCCCGATAGCCTTCAAAAGCTTTGGTCATTTCGGTATGTAAATCGGCGTATCTTCTTAAGAATCTTGGGTTAAATTCGTGTGTCATTCCCAGCATATCGTGAACCACCAAAACCTGGCCATCTACACCGTTGCCGGCGCCAATTCCAATTACTGGAATGCTTATACTTTCGGCCACTTCTTTAGCGAGTTTTGCCGGAACTTTTTCTAAAACTATGGCAAAACAACCAAGACGTTCTAACAATAGCGCATCAGATTTCAACTTATCAGCTTCTTCTTCCTCTTTTGCTCTAACGGTATATGTACCAAATTTATAAATTGATTGTGGTGTTAAACCCAAATGTCCCATCACCGGAATTCCGGCATTAAGGATTCGTTTAAGCGATTCTTTAATCTCTTTTCCACCTTCAAGTTTTACAGCGTGTCCGCCGCTTTCCTTCATAATTCTAATAGCCGATCTTAAAGCTTCTTTAGGATCACTCTGGTAACTTCCAAACGGAAGATCTACAACAACAAGCGCACGATTTATAGCTCTTACCACGCTGGTTGCGTGATAAATCATTTGGTCTAAAGTAATAGGAAGGGTAGTTTCATGGCCAGCCATTACATTACTGGCAGAATCTCCCACAAGAATTACATCTATTCCGGCGCCATCTACAATTTTTGCCATCGAGTAATCATATGCGGTAAGCATAGCGATATTCTCGCCATTCTTTTTCATATCTACCAATGACTTGGTGGTAACTCTTTTATATTCTTTCTTAGCTATAGACATATTTCCAATTTTGGAAGGTAAAAGTACAAAAACACGCGGTTTTAAGGCAAGAAGCTGGTTTTATTGTTTTTTAAGTTCAGTAAAAAGCGATTTTAATAATTCGCCATCGTCTCCGTGGTATTGCCAAAACATTGCGCCACCAAGATCATTCTCTTTAATAAACCGAGCTTTTTCCTTTATAGACTCGGGATCATCATAGGTGATAAAGGTGCCGGTATCTTCGCGCCATAAATAGGGTGCTTTAGCCGTTTTATCCCACAAGCGCCTGTAATTACTTGTTTTTAAACTGTCTTTTAATTCCCGATAATTTATACTGAAAGAATTTCCGAAAGCTTTTTGGTGAAGACCTGAGTTTCTGTTTTGGGTTTCGTGCCAACCGCGCCCATAAAAAGCCATTCCTATAACAAGTTTTTCTGAAGGAGCGCCAGCCGCTAAATGTTCTTCTACAGCCTTTTTAGTGCTCTGTTTATAAACTTCGGGATCGGTTTCTGAGACATATAAATTGGTATGATGCGAAGTAGAATCGTTCCAACCTCCCTGGTAATCATAACTCATAATATTAATAAAATCCAGGTGGGGATGAATCTTGTTTAATTCAACGTGCTTTAAATATTCTTCATTTGCAGCGGTGGCAATAGTTAATAGATAATTTCGATTATCAATTTTGCCAACCGAATCTAACTTTTTTCTAAAAAGCTTCAAGATAGAGGTAAAGTTTTCTTTGTCGTCGGGAGAATGATTATTTCCTGCTCCCGGTTGTCCTGGATATTCCCAGTCTAAATCTATCCCGTCTATATTGTGTTTTTTAAGAAATGAAATTCCGCTGTTGGCAAATCGCTCCCTGTCACTTTTGGTAGCCACAGCTTCAGAAAAGCCACCAGACCAGGTCCAGCCCCCAACCGAAATCAGGATTTTTAATTCGGGATTATTATTCTTTAAACTGTTTAATTTCTTTAAGCGTTCTACATCTTTGGGATTTCCCTCTATAATTTTTCCGTCTTTAATATTTGCAAAAGCATAATTTATATGAGTAAGTTTTTCGGCAAAAATTTCATTAAACCTGTCATCAACATTGCCGGCTACAATATACCCCACAATCTTCTTTTGTGCTCTTAATGCTGAATTACTAAAAAGAAAAACTAAAAGTAGAATTAGAGAAATTACAGATGCTCTTTTCATAGTTTAAGGGATTAGCTTGAAGGTTTAAAATACTAAATTAGCGGTTCTATAAAAATACCTTAATGAATAAGTTATTCCTAATTAGTTTTTTGTTTTTCTGCCAGTTAGGCTGGAGTCAAAATTCAGAAAAAGAAGATCTTCAAAATTTGATCGAAGACTTTTTTGAAGCTTTTCACGCCCAGGATTCTAAAGCATTACGAAATTTTGCCCATCCAGAAATTAAAATGCAATCTGTAGCTATTGATGCTGAAGGAAATACTACCCTTTCTACCGAAGAATACACTACTTTTTTAAAATCTATTGCGTCAATTCCGGAGACCACTAAATTTGAAGAACAATTACATGGATTCGAAATTAATATCAATGATATGATCGCCAATGTAAGTATTCCTTATTCGTTTTTTATAAATAATGAATTGAGTCATTGCGGCGTGAACACTTTTCAATTGATGAAGTCTAAAGGCGAATGGAAAATTATTTATCTGGTTGATACGCGCAGTAAATTGGGGTGCGAATAATTTCTTCATTCTACATCTTTTACACATCTAAAGCCTAAATGTTCCAGGCCACTTTCGGGAGTAGAACTCATTCTGGCAGCGTTTCTATAACCTGTACAATAAGATTCACTGCATAAAAATGAACCACCACGAATAACTTTTTGTTGTTCTGCATTAAAATATTCCTTGAAATAACCATCGGTGCGTTGTTCCAGTTTTGAGTAGGCATTGGGATAATAAGTATCTAAAACCCATTCCCAGGCATTTCCTGCAATTTCATAAAGCCCGAAAGCATTGGGAGAAAAACTTTTTACCGGCGCTGTTTTCTCAAAATTATCTTTTACTTCGTTAGCAACAGGAAAATCACCCTGATGAAAATTAACAAACCCGGTAGCTTTTTCAAAATCATTTCCCCAGTGGTAGATTTGATTTTCTTTTCCGCCTCGGGCCAGGTATTCAAATTCTGCTTCTGTTGGTAAACGTTTTCCTGCCCATTTCGCGTATGCTAAGGCATCGTACCAGGAAACCTGCACTACGGGATGATTTTCCTTTCCTTCAATATCACTTTGCGGGCCTTGTGGATGTTTCCAGTTGGCACCTTCTTTAAATTTCCACCAGGCCTGCGGATTTTCGGGATCAAAAACCATTGCGCCGGGAGGAAAACTTTCTCCGTTGATTTCAAAACTGCGCTCGGCGGTTGTTATATAACCGGTTTTTTCTACAAATTTCCTGAATTCGGCATTAGTTACTTCCGTTTCGTCTACCCAAATGGTTTCAATAGTTTCTTGATGCTGCGGAAATTCATCGCGCCTGGCTTGTTGCGAATTTCCACCCATCGTATAATCCCCACCTTCAATTTTTAGCATTTTGGAAGTTGAAACCGAATCGCGTTCTTTGATTTCAGCAATTTCTTCTAAATATTTTTTGTGGTAGGATTTTTCAGTTTGTTGAATATTTTCTTCGGAAGTTTCATTTTTTTCCTTTTCCTGATTTTTACAGCTGAAAAATGAAAAAAATAGAAAAGTGATAATAGTATATTTTGAAAGGAAGAAACGCATTTTTAAATTTTCGGCTAAAGGTATAGAAGTGTTTCCAACTAAAGATTAACTGATACTGAAAATGTTTTCCAGCCAAGAACATACAAATTTTATACTCATAAAAGGAATAAGAATATTCAATAGGTTTTCTGAAATTTAGAAAGCAGAACTTTCAAAAAGTATTATTGGTGGCAAAATCACGAAAATAAAAAGCCACTAAATTCAAAATTAATATTTGAAAATTTCGTGGCAGTTTATTTAAAAATAAAAGTCTATTAAGGTTTTAAAACCACTCTAAATCTCGCTTTGTTATTGATCATTTTATCGTAGGCTTCGCTAACTTTATCTAGCGGATATTCTTCTATTTTAGGTTTTGTCCCGGTCATTGCGCTAAATTTTAAAGTATCTTCAGAATCCATTGCGGTACCGCTAGGCCAACCGGCAACCGATTTTCTACCCATTAGAAGTTCCATTGGAGAAACTTGAATAGGATCTCCGGTTGCTGCAACCATTAATAGCTTCCCGTCTATTCCTAAACCACCAATTACAGAGGTAATTGCTTCGCTATTTGGAGCAGTGGCCAAAATGAGTTTAGCACCGCCCAGCTTTTTCAATTCTTTGGCAGCATCTTTTTGTTTGGCGTTTATAAAATGATGTGCGCCTAATTCTTCGGCTAGCTCTTTTTTGCTGTCACTGGTAGAAATTGCCACGGTGCGCATTCCCATTTTTGCCGCATATTGTAAAGCCAGATGGCCTAAACCACCAATTCCCTGCACGGCAACGGTATCTCCGGCTGTAATTCCTGAATTTCGTAAAGCGTTAAAAACAGTAATCCCGGCACAGAGCAGGGGAGCGGCTTCTGCCGAAGATAATTCTTCAGGAATATTTACCACGGCTTCTTGTGGAGCTGTCATAAATTCGGCGTAACCACCATCGTAAGAGATTCCGCTTATTTTTCCGTTTTCGCAGCTTATAAAATCACCGCGGCGGCAGGGTTCACATTCAAAACAATGTCCGCCGTGCCATCCTACACCAACGCGCTGGCCTTTTTTCCAGTTGTTTACGCGTGCACCAACTTCTTCTATAATTCCTACCACTTCGTGGCCGGGAACGCGCGGATATTCAATGCCTGGAAACGCGCCATCTTTTACAAAAGCATCGCTATGGCAAATACCGCAAGCTTCTACTTTAATTAAAACTTCGTTCTCTTTTGGTGAAGGTTTGTCGATATCTACAACATGAAAATCACCACCTTTTTCTTTTACCTGTACAGCTTTCATAACTTTTTTTTTGGTTGGAAACTGAAGTTACAAAAAGGCTAAATGCTTCTGTTTTAATCCTTTGTTAAATAAGTTTATAAAAGCTTTGGAAGAAGGAAGAATACTACAATTCCGTTGTTCATGGCGTGCATAGCGATTGGCCAGATAAGGTTTCCGTTTTCGACTTTTATTTTTCCGAAGAAATACCCGGCGATAATTCTTGGAAAAATTAATATAAATAGAATAAGATCAAATTCCCATCCTTCAACATAATTCCAAATATGAACCAGCCCAAAAAGCACAGCAGTAAGTAGCCAAATAAACCTATAATTCCGGTATAGAATTATGCGAAATACTCTAAGAAACCTTGAAGGAGTAAGAGATTGTAAAAACAGAAAAATGATAATAGCCGATAAAATTACCAGGCCATATTTAAGTAATGAATGAGCTTCCTGTGGAATAAAACCGAGTCCTACAAAGGCAAGTACAGCACAAATGAAAATATAGATTTCGGTAAAAGAAGGTTTTATAAGTGTTCTAAACATACTTTCTTCCAGGAGTGGCGCGATAATTACCGCCATTAGGACAAATGCCAACGGACTTTCGTTCATTAAATCGAATAGTTCGGTTTGCTGGTATTTTTCCAGGTCTAATTCCGGTAAAAATGTATTTAAAAATCCCAGTAGAAAGAAAAACAAAAAATAGGTCCCAATCATGAACCAGTAGTTGCGAAAGAGATTGCTGACTTTAGGTGGGATTTTTGGAAGCTGCAAAGGATTGAATTTGATTATTGCTGCAATTTAATACTGTGGTGATATTTTAAGCCACGAATTCACGAATTTTTATTTGTGAAATAATAAAAACTGATAATTAAAAAAATGAACAATAACCGAAAACCGAGAACAGATCAAAAACAGATTGCCGCATCGCTTCGCTCTTCGCAATGACGATTATAATTATTTATTACTAACAATCGCTTAAATTCACTTTAACTGCAAGTCCGCCCTCTGAGGTTTCTTTGTATTTGGAATTCATATCTTTTGCGGTGTCCCACATTGTTTCAATCACTTTATCCAGTGGAACTTTAGCTTTAGTGGCATCACTTTCCAGAGCAATTTCAGCAGCGTTAATGGCTTTTATGGCGCCCATCGCATTCCTTTCAATACAAGGCACCTGCACCAAACCGGCAATAGGATCGCAGGTTAGACCAAGGTGATGTTCCATCGCAATCTCAGCAGCCATAAGGACCTGTTCTGGTGTGCCACCAAGTAATTCTGTTAATCCGCCGGCAGCCATTGCCGAGGATACGCCAATTTCGGCCTGGCAACCCCCCATAGCGGCAGAGATCGTGGCACCTTTTTTAAAGAGACTGCCAATTTCACCGGCAACCAACATAAAGCGTTTCATATCTTCAAAAGTAGCCTCGTGGTTTTCGATTACCATATAATACATCATTACTGAAGGTACGGTGCCGGCACTACCATTTGTAGGTGCGGTAACTACACGACCCAAAGATGCATTTACCTCGTTCACACTAATAGCAAAACAGCTAACCCACTTAAGGATTTGCCTAAATTTTACTTCAGTTCTTCTAATAGCACTGGTCCATTCTTCGGGAGAGTTATATTTTTCTTCGCCAATAAGACGCTGATGCATTTCAAAAGAACGGCGTTTTACATTAAGTCCGCCGGGAAGGGTTCCTTCGGTATGGCAGCCAATGTACATAGATTCCAGCATCACATCCCAAATTTGTTTTAAACCGGAATTTATTTCTTCTTCGCTTCTAAGGGATTTTTCATTTTCCAGAACAATTTCAGAAATAGGTTTGTTTTCAGCTTTGCAGTAGGCGAGAAGTTCTGTAGCTTTTTCAATTGGAAAGGGAAATTCCAAAAAGCTTTTCATCTTCTTACTGGCGTTTTTACGTTCTTTTTTAACAACGAAACCGCCGCCAATAGAATAAAAGGAAGAAGATATTTTTTTACCGTTTACCAGAGTTGCCCGAAAGGTCATTCCGTTGGGATGAAATTCAAGGAAATTACGATTGAATTTCACATCTTCAGCAATGCTAAAATCAATCTCTCTTTCAGCGTTTAAATGGAGTTTTTTAGATTCCCTGATTTTTTCAATTTCAGAATCAATAATGGAAATATCCATAGTTACAGGATCATGGCCGCAAAGTCCCAGAATGGTAGCGATATCTGTGGCGTGACCTATACCGGTAAGGGAAAGAGAGCCATAAAGATCTATGTGAATGTGTTCCACGTCATCAAAAGTCCCTTTTTGCTTTAATTCTGCAATCCAGCGTTGCGCTGCTCGCCAGGGACCTAAAGTATGAGAACTGGAAGGGCCTACGCCCACCTTCAACATATCAAAAACACTAATACATTCAATTTTTCGCATTGTATAACTCCTATTTTGCTACAAAAATAAGGATTTGTTAGTATGATGTAGAATGAATTGAAAAAATATTAAAACGATTTCGTAGGGAGTAAACTACTTTGAAATAAGATGGAGAGGCAATATAGTGTAATAATATTTTTGGTTTTAAGGAGAATTCAGGTGTATTTAAATTTCGATGATCGATTAAAGCGCAGATTTGGCAAGTGCTTTCAGGAAAAAATGACAACCTGTCATAAGTTTTCCGCTGGCATAATGATTGACTTTAAGACCTCGAAGAATTGAAATCAATAATATAAAATATAACGAATAGAATTATGGGTAAAATAATTGGAATTGACTTAGGTACTACCAACTCTTGCGTTGCAGTAATGGAAGGTAACGAGCCTACGGTAATACCTAATGCCGAAGGAAAAAGAACTACACCATCTGTAATCGCATTTGTAGAAGGTGGCGAAATAAAGGTTGGTGACCCTGCAAAAAGACAGGCTGTTACTAACCCAACAAAGACCGTAGCATCTATAAAGAGATTTATGGGGAATAAATATTCTGAAGCTTCTAAAGAAGCTGGAAGAGTTCCTTATAAAGTTGTTAAGGGGGATAATGATACTCCACGTGTAGAGATTGACGGTAGAAAATATACTCCGCAGGAACTTTCTGCAATGGTACTTCAGAAAATGAAGAAAACCGCAGAAGATTATCTTGGACAGGATGTAACTGAAGCGGTAATTACCGTACCTGCATACTTTAACGATTCTCAACGTCAGGCTACAAAAGAAGCCGGTGAGATCGCAGGATTGAAAGTTAGCCGTATTATAAACGAACCAACTGCTGCAGCTCTTGCTTACGGACTTGATAAAAAATCTCAGGACCAAAAGATCGCTGTATATGACCTTGGTGGTGGTACTTTTGATATCTCTATCCTGGAATTAGGTGATGGTGTATTTGAGGTATTGTCTACAAATGGTGATACGCACCTTGGTGGTGATGATTTTGATGAGGTATTAATCGATTATCTTGCAGATTCTTTTCAGAAAGCTGAAGATATCGATTTAAGAAAAGACCCAATGGCACTTCAGCGTTTAAAAGAAGCTGCTGAAAAAGCTAAAATTGAGTTGTCTTCTTCAACACAAACAGAAATCAACTTACCTTATGTAACGGCAACGTCAAGCGGACCAAAACACCTTGTAGAAACTATTAGCCGTTCTAAATTTGAGCAATTAGCTTCAGAATTAGTAACACGCTCTATGGATCCTGTGAAAAAAGCACTTAGCGATGCAGGACTTTCAAAAAGCGATATCGATGAGGTAATTCTTGTTGGTGGTTCTACCCGTATGCCTAAGATTCAAGAAGAAGTAGAAGCATTTTTCGGTAAAAAACCTTCTAAAGGGGTGAATCCAGATGAGGTTGTTGCTATTGGTGCAGCTATCCAGGGTGGTGTATTAACTGGAGATGTAAAAGATGTATTGTTACTTGATGTTACTCCACTCTCTTTAGGTATTGAAACTATGGGAGGAGTTAACACGAAACTTATCGAGTCTAATACTACGATCCCAACTAAGAAATCACAGACATTCTCTACCGCGGCCGATAATCAGCCTTCAGTAGAAATTCACGTGTTGCAGGGTGAACGTCCAATGGCGACCGATAATAAAACAATTGGTAGATTCCACTTAGACGGAATTCCACCAGCGCCAAGAGGAACACCTCAAATTGAAGTGACTTTTGATATTGATGCCAATGGTATCATTAAAGTAAGCGCTACCGATAAAGCAACCGGTAAATCTCAGGATATTCGTATCGAGGCTTCTTCAGGATTAACAGAGGAAGAAATCGAGAAAATGAAGAAAGAAGCTGAAGCAAATGCTGATGCTGATAAGAAAACCAAAGAAAAAGTAGATAAGCTTAATGAAGCTGATGCTATGATCTTCCAAACTGAAAAGCAGTTGAAGGAATTTGGTGATAAGATTTCTGAAGATAAGAAAAAGCCGGTAGAAGAAGCTTTAGAAGAATTGAAGAAAGCTTACGAAACTAAAGAGCTGGATCAAATCACTCCTGCTTTAGACAAATTAAACGAAGCCTGGAAAACAGCTTCTGAAGAAATGTATAAAGCACAAGCTGAAGCCCAAGACGGTGAGGCAGGACCACAACAAGGTGCTACCGGAGCTGAAGGTGGAGAGCAAGCTGGAGGAAAGGACTCTAAGAGTGGAGACGACGTAGAAGATGTAGATTTTGAGGAAGTGAAGTAAGCAGAGAGCCATTTTCATAGCGCAAAGCGTTGTGAAAAATGTGCGAATCGCTTATCCCGACGAAAGTCGGGATCTCAAGAAAACGAGAGGCTTATTCCGAACTTGCTTCGGGATCTTAAAACCTCAAACTCACATCTGAGCAATAAAAAAAAGCGCAATCATTAATTTGGTTGTGCTTTTTTCATTTTTACACGCAACCATTTCGTGTTTTTTGCATCTACTATATAAATACCAACAATTATGAAAAAATTTATACTATTTGCATTATTCTTTTCAGCAACGATAATTTCTTGTACCAATAATGATGATGAAGTGATTGCAGATTCACAACTAGAAGTTCAAAACGCATGCACTGCAGATAAACCATTAGAATTAGAGTGGATGCAGGATTTAATAACTGAGTTAAACTGCGGTGAATATGCCTGTAAGGTCTCTATTTTAAAAAGTGAATATGAAGGCGAAACAGTTTTTTATATTCAAATGACAGACCCGGTATGCAATGGATTCGACGAGATTACTTTATACAACTGTACGGGAAAAAAGGTTGAATCATTTAGTATTGAAGAAAGCATGGAGTTCGTAAATAGTCCAGGGCGAGAGGTCGAGGAAATCTTTAGTTGTAATGTATAAATGATTCAGTTTTAAGAGGCGCAAAATTCCTAATTCTGAAAGAAATTGCGCTTTTTTCGTTTTTACAGCAACCATTTTGTGATTTTTACATCTACTATATAAATACCAAAAATTATGAAGAAATTTATTCTATTATCAATTTTGAGTTCGACAACTATTTTTTTGGCCTGCAGTCCGGAAAATACTGATGATGAACAAGAAAATTTCAATACCGATCCTGTTTCTCTTAATATTGGTTTAGAGGAAAATTGTGCAGAAACCGAAACTTACTGTGCCATGAGTGATACGTGCGGTGAGGAGTTTTTAAATTTAATTGATTTCCAATATAATGACTCTGAGTTAGAATTTACCATGTACTTCAATTCCCAAATTGAAAATAATTTTAGCCTTGAAACTTTAAGAAACAATTTCGAATACTTGAATTTTGTTATAAGATTTCCTGAACAAAAAACAGATAGTATGTCATATGCTTATGTTCACAAATTACCCATAAGAGAATTGAACACTCCGAGTGAAGAAGGCTTTACTCTAAGTTTTGATAATTATGAAGATGGAGTTATTACTGGTTCGCTAATAGGTGATATATCAGAAATGACTAAAGTTAAACAATCAGATGATCCTAATTGTATAATGGATGATATCATGGGGATTTGTACTGAAGAAATTAGTGTAGAAAAAGCAGTTGCTATAGATTTTAAATTTTGTTTAGACAGATAGTTAGTGCTTATTATAGCGTCACTATCCTAAAAACGTAATATACAAATACACAAAATTAAAAACTACTAAAAGAGCGAAGCATACTAAGCTGAAAATCCTATAACTCTTTACAGGGCGGTGTTTTTCAGGCATTTGCTTTCCTGTAACCAGTTTATAATTAAACCAGGCTAGAAATGGTGCTGATAGAAATGAAAGTCCGGCGGCGAAATCTACCAAAATTGTAAACGAACCGGAGAGAAAATACAAAATAGAAAGCGAAAGAACCGGGATAATAAAAATGGAAATTCGGTAAATTTTCCATTTTTCTTTTTTGTCTTCAGGTTTATCCTTTTCCGGGTTTTTTAATTCAGAAATTACTCTAGGGTAAGCATCGGTTACGGTTAAAACCGTACTTAACATGGTAATAAAAGCCGCAACCGAAATTAAAGGTTTGCTCCATTCGCCAAGCGTTTTTCCGTATAATTCCACCAACTGACTCGAGAATTCCACACTATTACTAGAAAATGAAGTTCCGCTGCCAAACATGACTAAAACACCAAGCAAAAAGAATAGCAAACCTATAAAAGCAGCCGAAAAATAACCCACATTGAAATCGGCGAAAGCACCTTTTACAGAAATTTTTTGTTGGTTTTGTAATGCTTTCTCTTTAGTCCAGATAGAATGCCAAACCGAAGCATCTAGCGGAATAGGCATCCATCCCATAAAAGCGATTATAAAACCCAAACTGGCGGTAGTCCATAACGAAGGCGGTTTGGTGGTAACTGCATCGTTAACCGTTCCCGCACCAA is a window of Salegentibacter salegens DNA encoding:
- a CDS encoding NRAMP family divalent metal transporter, with product MKQKTTSKSSILKSIGPGFLLAGAAIGVSHLIQATRAGADYGFILIWVLIIACISKYPFLEFGPRFAAGTGNHLITGYKKLGKFPYWIYILITVGSMFIIQAAVTIVTAGLAERLFNFGWSPFLWSGIILAACIALLLIGKYPGLDKSMKVIVTALTLATLAAVIMAFGAGTVNDAVTTKPPSLWTTASLGFIIAFMGWMPIPLDASVWHSIWTKEKALQNQQKISVKGAFADFNVGYFSAAFIGLLFFLLGVLVMFGSGTSFSSNSVEFSSQLVELYGKTLGEWSKPLISVAAFITMLSTVLTVTDAYPRVISELKNPEKDKPEDKKEKWKIYRISIFIIPVLSLSILYFLSGSFTILVDFAAGLSFLSAPFLAWFNYKLVTGKQMPEKHRPVKSYRIFSLVCFALLVVFNFVYLYITFLG